The DNA region CCATCCGCTTTTCGGATATCGATTCATTTGGACACGTAAACAACGCTGTATATCTTACTTATTTTGAAATAGCCAGGATTGGGTATTGGAAAGAAATTATTAACTGGGACTGGAGCAATACCGGCATTATTTTGGGCCGTTCGGAAATCAATTACCTAAAACCGATTACCGTTCAGGATAATATTGCCTGCTATGTACGTACCATTCGTATAGGTAATAGCAGCTTTGATATAATGCACGTGTTGGTAAAAATTACCCCTAATGGCGAGGAAATTGTAACAACCGGCAAAACGGTTTGTATCAGCTACGATTACTCGGCCAATAAATCTGTTTCTATTCCATCACCTGAAAGGCATAGGATGATCAATTATGACGAACCGAGGTTAATTTTAAATACGAATTGATGTATTGATGTGCAGATGAAGCTTGTATTGTGCAGATTTCAAATATGCAGATGGAGCTTACATATCTAATTCAAACATTTACGCACCTGAAATCTGCACATCCATAATCCGCACATCTGAAATCTAAAATATCTTCCCGGGATTTAAAATCCCTTTAGGATCAAACACTTGCTTTATCCCTTTCCATAATGCAAAATGTATATCTGAATATTTTATCGGCATAAAATCTTTTTGCACCAGGCCTATGCCGTGCTCACCAGATAAGGTACCACCAAGAGATACGGTTAATTCAAATATTTCCCTGATGCCGAACTTCAGCTTGTTATTCCAGTCCTCATCGCTCATGTTGGCTTTAATGATATTTACATGCAGGTTTCCATCGCCTGCATGGCCATAACAAACTGATTCAAAGCCATATTTAGCTCCGGTTTCTTTTATTCCCTTAATTAATTGTGGCAGTGCGGCACGCGGCACAACAGTATCTTCCTCTTTATAAACCGAGTTTGATTTTACCGATACCGCCATGGTACGCCTTAAACGCCAGAGTTCTTCTTTCTGGGCAGTCGAATCGGCAAACAACACATCACGGCAATCAAACTCTTCAAGCACTGCATTTATTTTTTCGCAATCGGTAAAAATCACATCCTGGTTGGTGCCATCTACTTCAATCAATAAGAACGCTTCAATACCATCCTGCAAATCAAAAGCAATATCATCATGCTCCTTAACCCACTCCACTCCTCTTCGCTCCATAAACTCCAGTGCAGACGGGATGATCCCTGCCCTGAATATAGCCGAAACAGCTGCGCAAGCCATTTCATTGGTTGGGAATAAGGCCAGCATTAAAGCATCTAAAGTGGGCGCAGGAATAAGCTTCACCACAATTTTAGTGACAATGCCAAGAGTGCCTTCCGAACCGATCATCAATTGGGTTAAATTATAACCTGATGCATATTTAAGCGTATTTGCACCCGTCCAGATGATCTCGCCCGATGTTAAAACCACCTGTAAGTTCAGCACATACTCCCTGATGGTTCCATATTTAACAACCCGCGGCCCGCCCGAACCATGAGATACGTTGCCTCCAATAAAGCAACTACCTTTACTGGCCGGATCAACGGGGTATAACAAACCTTTTACAGCTACGGCGTTCATGAACTCTTCGGTTATAACGCCGGGCTCAACAGTAGCCTGCAGGTTTTGCTCATCAATTTCAAGAATTTTATTAAAACGCTCCATGGCTATCAGCAAACCGCCATTAACCGGCAGGGCGCCACCGCTTAAACCAGTACCTGCCCCGCGCGGTGTTACCGGGATCAGGTTTTCGTTACAGATTTTCAACAATGCAGCAACTTCTTCGGGGGTTTGCGGACGGGCTACAACTTCCGGATAATAAACCAGGTCTTCGGTTTCGTCATGGCTGTACTTTTCGAGGCTTTCGTGGCCGGTTAAAACATTACCGGTGCCAACAATTGCGGTTATAGCCTCTAATATTTGAGCCGATATTTTATTGAATTCCATGATCAGGATTTCTTGTAATTTATAATAACAGCCGAATGCGCTACCTTGCCACTTAAGGGCGGAGTAAGTTTTTTAATGGTAACCTCAATACTTTCAACAAACGGGTATTTCTTTTTTATACGATCGATAATTGCCTGGCCAACGGTTTCAATCAATTTACGTGGTTGTTTCATCTCTTCGCATGTAATAATATACACACGTTCATAGTCAACAGTTTTACTTAAATTATCTTCCAGCAAATCGCCGGGAGGCACAAAACCAACATTCACATCAACTAAAAAACGGCAACCTATTTTTTGTTCTTCGGGATAAAATCCATGGTACGCGAAAAACTCCGCGCCCTGCAAGGCTATATTGATCATGGCCAAAAATAAAAAAAAGCCCTCTCTAAATCTCACTCTCTATAGAAAGACTTTTCAAAATATTTTTATTTCGGCTGATTTCCAGCACCTCAAAAAATATTTTGCAATCAAAAACATGCTTTAAACCGTTTAAACCTGCTTTTTACCATAAAGTGGCTTCACACATCAAAAAATGGCCTTTTTGACTTGCTTTTACCGGCGATAAATGCTTTATATTTGCCCACCAACTATAATATTATGGCCAAAACAGATCTGTACGAAGCCCCCGATTATTATTTATTAGATGAGTTACTAACCGATGAGCATAAGCTGATCCGCTCATCAGTTCGTGACTGGGTAAAGAAGGAATTGAGCCCCATTATTGAAGAGTACGCTCAAAAAGCTGAATTCCCTTCACAGCTGTTAAAGGGCCTTGCCGAAATAGGCGCTTTTGGGCCTACCATACCGGTAGAATATGGCGGAGCGGGCTTAGATTATACTGCTTACGGCATTATCATGCAGGAATTAGAGCGGGGTGATTCGGGCATCCGTTCAACAGCATCGGTTCAGGGTTCGCTGGTGATGTATCCTATTTATGCCTACGGCAGTGAAGAACAGCGTAAAAAATATCTCCCTAAGCTGGCGAGTGGTGAATTAATGGGATGCTTTGGCCTTACTGAGCCCGATCATGGCTCAAACCCTGGTGGCATGACCACCAACATTAAAGATGCCGGCGACCATTATATCCTTAATGGCGCTAAAATGTGGATCTCCAATTCGCCTTTTGCTGATATTGCCGTTGTTTGGGCTAAGGATGAAGCTGGTAAAATTCGCGGGCTGATAGTTGAGCGCGGCATGGAAGGTTTCACCACACCTACA from Mucilaginibacter sp. SJ includes:
- a CDS encoding acyl-CoA thioesterase, which codes for MAEKLTDYKYKTLIPIRFSDIDSFGHVNNAVYLTYFEIARIGYWKEIINWDWSNTGIILGRSEINYLKPITVQDNIACYVRTIRIGNSSFDIMHVLVKITPNGEEIVTTGKTVCISYDYSANKSVSIPSPERHRMINYDEPRLILNTN
- a CDS encoding acyl-CoA dehydrogenase family protein is translated as MAKTDLYEAPDYYLLDELLTDEHKLIRSSVRDWVKKELSPIIEEYAQKAEFPSQLLKGLAEIGAFGPTIPVEYGGAGLDYTAYGIIMQELERGDSGIRSTASVQGSLVMYPIYAYGSEEQRKKYLPKLASGELMGCFGLTEPDHGSNPGGMTTNIKDAGDHYILNGAKMWISNSPFADIAVVWAKDEAGKIRGLIVERGMEGFTTPTTHNKWSLRASATGELVFDHVKIPKENLLPNVAGIKGPLGCLNQARYGIAWGALGAAMDCYDTALRYTKEREQFGRPIAGFQLQQKKLAEMITEITKGQLLVWRLGVLKNENRATPAQISMAKRNSVEAAITIAREARQMLGGMGITGEYPIMRHMMNLESVITYEGTHDIHLLITGMDVTGLDAFK
- the folB gene encoding dihydroneopterin aldolase, with the protein product MINIALQGAEFFAYHGFYPEEQKIGCRFLVDVNVGFVPPGDLLEDNLSKTVDYERVYIITCEEMKQPRKLIETVGQAIIDRIKKKYPFVESIEVTIKKLTPPLSGKVAHSAVIINYKKS
- a CDS encoding FAD-binding oxidoreductase gives rise to the protein MEFNKISAQILEAITAIVGTGNVLTGHESLEKYSHDETEDLVYYPEVVARPQTPEEVAALLKICNENLIPVTPRGAGTGLSGGALPVNGGLLIAMERFNKILEIDEQNLQATVEPGVITEEFMNAVAVKGLLYPVDPASKGSCFIGGNVSHGSGGPRVVKYGTIREYVLNLQVVLTSGEIIWTGANTLKYASGYNLTQLMIGSEGTLGIVTKIVVKLIPAPTLDALMLALFPTNEMACAAVSAIFRAGIIPSALEFMERRGVEWVKEHDDIAFDLQDGIEAFLLIEVDGTNQDVIFTDCEKINAVLEEFDCRDVLFADSTAQKEELWRLRRTMAVSVKSNSVYKEEDTVVPRAALPQLIKGIKETGAKYGFESVCYGHAGDGNLHVNIIKANMSDEDWNNKLKFGIREIFELTVSLGGTLSGEHGIGLVQKDFMPIKYSDIHFALWKGIKQVFDPKGILNPGKIF